The following nucleotide sequence is from Caldicellulosiruptor saccharolyticus DSM 8903.
GACATCACCCGTATCTCCTCCTCCAGCCCTAAGATGTGGGCAGATATATCCTTTTCAAACAAAAAGGTTTTGCTTGAACTGATAGATAAGTATATAGACTTATTGATAAACTTTAAATCAAATCTTGAAAGTGACAACTACAACGATATTTACTCATACTTTGAACGAGCAAAATCAATAAGAGATAAGATTGTGAGTGATAGTAAATGAATGTAAAAATTGAAGGCAGAAGAAAGATAAGAGCAAAAGTCGCTATACCATCTGACAAATCTATTTCACATAGAAGTATAATGATTGGAAGCTTAGCAAGAGGAACAACCGAGATAGAAAACTTTTTGTTTGCTGAGGACTGTTTAAGCACAATAAACTGCTTCAAAAAACTTGGCGCTGAGATAGAAATAAAAAATGACAAAGTTATTGTAAAAGGAAAAAATTATAGTTTATCCGTCCCTCAACAGGTATTAGATTGCGGTAATTCTGGAACAACTACAAGATTGCTACTTGGGATTTTGTCAACTCAAGAGTTTGAGGCAGTTTTAGATGGCGACAGTTCTCTTCGAAAAAGACCTATGAAAAGAGTAACACAGCCCTTGAGCCAGATGGGTGCAAGCTTTGAATTTTTAGAAAAAGAGGATTGTCTTCCAATAAAGGTAAAAGGCAAAAAGAATTTAAAACCCATTGATTACACATTGCCAGTTTCAAGTGCACAGGTAAAATCAGCACTTATTTTTGCAGCTTTGAAAGCAGAAGGGAAAAGCGTTATAAAAGAGCTACCTATGTCAAGAGACCACACAGAACTTATGTTAAAATCTGCCGGAGCAGATATTGCTACTTGTTTTGAAAATGGTTTTTACAAGATAGAGGTTATGCCAAGCAATTTAGAGGCGCTTAAGATAAAAGTTCCTTCGGATATATCTTCTGCTGCATTTTTTATTGTGCTTGCTCTTATATGTGAAGATAGTGAAGTAATAATCGAGAATTGCATTTTAAACCCTACGCGGACAGGTATAATTGATATTCTAAAACAAATGGGTGCTGACATTGAAATTGGGAACGTTGAGATTCAAAACGGTGAGCTTGTTGGAACAATTGTTGCAAGAAGTAGCAATTTAAAAGGGGTTGTGGTTGACAAAAATGATATTCCCCGGATTATAGATGAGATACCAATCTTGGCTGTTGCTGCAGCTTTTGCTGATGGAAAGACCATTATAGACAATGCTTCAGAGCTCAGGGTCAAGGAAAGTGATAGGATAAAAACAACTCTTGAAATGTTAAGAAATTTTGGAGCTGAATGTTATGAGCTTGAAAATGGATTAGAAATTGTTGGTTCAAGAGATAATCTAAAAGCTGGCATTGTTAATTCATACAACGACCACAGAATTGCCATGGCAGCATCTATTTTGGCATGTGCAGTTGAGGGAGAAAGCACAATTTTAAATGCAGAGTGTGCATCAATATCCTTCCCCAACTTTTATGAGATTCTTCTTGGGCACAGCAAAAAGGTATAAAATGTTCTTTGCCTTTTCACTGTGCCCTTTTTCATTTTATTTATTTATTTTATTTAACAAGGCTTTTATTTTGTTTATAAACCCTAAAAACACAACGCCTGGCTCTTCAAGCTCAGAGAACCATCTTTTTACCCATTCCAGCGAAATATACCCTGTATAATTATCCTTGATTAACAAATTAATAGCTTTATCGATTGGAACATCACCTTCTCCAATCATCTTAAACACAAGTTTACCATTTTCTATTTTTGAATCTTTTACATGAACATGTTTTATATACTCCTTTAAATTACTATATGTGTACCCTACATCTTCATTAAAAAATCTATACGGATGATGAATATCCCAAACAACTCCAACATTCTGATATGGCACCTTTTCAAGCAAAGCTGCAAGCTTTTGAGAATTTGCCCAAATGCCATTTGTTTCAATCAAAACATCAACATCATAACTTTTTGCTATCTCACACAGCATGCATAGCATCTCTTTTACAAATTCCTCATCTACATTTTCCCCTGGTGTTATCCACTCATCTCCCAAGACTCTTATGTATTTGCAGCCAAGCTCTTTTGCTAACCTCATATGTTTTTCCGCTGCCTCAATCGTGGCATCTTTGGCTTTTTTGTCAAAGAGATAACAAGATGTTGATATACAAGAAATCTCCAGATTTAGGTCATCTAATCTCTTTTTTGTCAACCTCAAATTATCACCAGTAAAAGGAGATGCTCTATAAACCTCAAGCTCATCACATATCCCTCTAAGTTCAATTCCATCATATCCAAAGTCTTTAGCAGTTGCAATTATCTCATCCCAGGTAAAATTTGGGCACCCAACAGTTGAAAAACTAATCTTCATTTAAAGTTTAATCCTCCCCAAAAAAGTGCTGTTTTTAATATTCTACACTATTGTTATTGACATGAAAAGTAAAGCTAATTTTTCTTATTGACATTTGAATTTGAAGAAATTTATAATTAAACTAAAGTCATTTTTTAGGAGTGAAATATATTGAAGGACATCTTCATAGACGATTTCCAATATGTGGTAGATGAATTGCTAATAAGAAACAAAAGTATACTTGATAGCCTCACAAAATTTGCCGAATCCGCAGCGAGGGTCAACAGGAGTATAGTCAAGTCTGTCACAAACTGTGGATGTATAAGAATAAATGCTAAAAAACAAGAGATTCCAATAGATGTGAGCTTGAAAGAGGCAAAAAAGTATTTAAAGACTCATGTAGAAGGTCAGCTTTGTGAAAATTGCAGAGACTTGATTGAAAAAGAGATTGGAAGTACACTATTTTATTTAGCTTCCATTTGTAACACCTTGGATTTGAACTTATATGACATTGTATTAAAAGAAATCGAAAGAATGAAAACACTTGGTGAGTTCAATCTAAGATAACTTCGAGAAAAATTTCAGAAAAATACAAAAGCCGCCGTATTTTTTGTACAAAAATATGGCGGCTTTAAAAGTAAAAGGAGTGAAATAAAGAATGTCTGATGAGTACAATGAAATACACACCCTTGCCCAAAACAAGCTCATCATCCTATTTTTCCTAAATAAAATTAGCATTCCTATTTCAACTCAGCAGCTTGATGAGTTCATTCTCTCAACAAAGTACATGAACTTTTTTGAATACCAGCAATACCTTAAAGAACTGGAGGCTCAAAAGCTTATACATAGATACGATGATGAGCTCAGAACATACATTGAAATCTCACAAAGTGGTAAGGATGTATTAGAGATATTGTTAAACTTAATTCCAAAGCTTACACTTGAAGAAATAGAAGAATACATAAAGAAAAACTATAGGAAAATAAAACTAAACACTGAAGTTTATTCAGACTACAAGATACTCAGCCAAAACGAATACTTAGTTGTGTGCTCTTTGCGTGAAGGAAATAGTATACTATTTGAGGTAAAAGTAAATGTCCCTCATGTAGAAATTGCCAAGAGAATTTGCCGAAACTGGAACAAAAACGCTGAGACGGTTTATAGACTTCTTTTTGAGAATTTAGCTAAAAACCATGAAGAACCTTCGCAAGAATAGACAAAAAATAAAAGCGAGTCTTTTTTGACTCGCTTATTATTTTTGAAATTGGTGGGCCCTTAGGGATTCGAACCCCAGACCAACCGGTTATGAGCCGGCCGCTCTACCAGCTGAGCTAAAGGCCCTTAAAAAATTGGCTCCCCGGGTAGGATTCGAACCTACGACCCTCCGGTTAACAGCCGGATGCTCCACCGCTGAGCTACCGAGGAACCTCTTATTCCCTTATTATTCTTGTCTTCGGCACCTTTTTTCTTGCGCCGTCGACATTATTTATTATACCTATAAAAGATTTTTTGTCAATAGCCTTTTTAAAAAAATCTCGAATAGGTGTAGAGATATTTACCACAGCGAAAGAATGTACGAAGAAGAAAATTTCATAAAAAGAGTTGAGGCTGCCTCCCTCCTGTTTGATATAATTAAAAAGTGTAATCTAATATTCAAAAGAAAAATAGAAAAACTACCAGGATGGGAGGACAGCCTACTATGAATATTATATCATACCA
It contains:
- the aroA gene encoding 3-phosphoshikimate 1-carboxyvinyltransferase; its protein translation is MNVKIEGRRKIRAKVAIPSDKSISHRSIMIGSLARGTTEIENFLFAEDCLSTINCFKKLGAEIEIKNDKVIVKGKNYSLSVPQQVLDCGNSGTTTRLLLGILSTQEFEAVLDGDSSLRKRPMKRVTQPLSQMGASFEFLEKEDCLPIKVKGKKNLKPIDYTLPVSSAQVKSALIFAALKAEGKSVIKELPMSRDHTELMLKSAGADIATCFENGFYKIEVMPSNLEALKIKVPSDISSAAFFIVLALICEDSEVIIENCILNPTRTGIIDILKQMGADIEIGNVEIQNGELVGTIVARSSNLKGVVVDKNDIPRIIDEIPILAVAAAFADGKTIIDNASELRVKESDRIKTTLEMLRNFGAECYELENGLEIVGSRDNLKAGIVNSYNDHRIAMAASILACAVEGESTILNAECASISFPNFYEILLGHSKKV
- a CDS encoding sugar phosphate isomerase/epimerase family protein gives rise to the protein MKISFSTVGCPNFTWDEIIATAKDFGYDGIELRGICDELEVYRASPFTGDNLRLTKKRLDDLNLEISCISTSCYLFDKKAKDATIEAAEKHMRLAKELGCKYIRVLGDEWITPGENVDEEFVKEMLCMLCEIAKSYDVDVLIETNGIWANSQKLAALLEKVPYQNVGVVWDIHHPYRFFNEDVGYTYSNLKEYIKHVHVKDSKIENGKLVFKMIGEGDVPIDKAINLLIKDNYTGYISLEWVKRWFSELEEPGVVFLGFINKIKALLNKINK
- a CDS encoding nucleoside triphosphate pyrophosphohydrolase family protein yields the protein MKDIFIDDFQYVVDELLIRNKSILDSLTKFAESAARVNRSIVKSVTNCGCIRINAKKQEIPIDVSLKEAKKYLKTHVEGQLCENCRDLIEKEIGSTLFYLASICNTLDLNLYDIVLKEIERMKTLGEFNLR
- a CDS encoding DUF4364 family protein, which gives rise to MSDEYNEIHTLAQNKLIILFFLNKISIPISTQQLDEFILSTKYMNFFEYQQYLKELEAQKLIHRYDDELRTYIEISQSGKDVLEILLNLIPKLTLEEIEEYIKKNYRKIKLNTEVYSDYKILSQNEYLVVCSLREGNSILFEVKVNVPHVEIAKRICRNWNKNAETVYRLLFENLAKNHEEPSQE